Proteins encoded by one window of Deltaproteobacteria bacterium:
- a CDS encoding class I SAM-dependent methyltransferase → MAFRVGYAGRREVSRVELSRRRTGGDPTGLLHDRSDEASRLDTPPAPVAPTGRGPASAAGGGRTRLNGKAWGNDVDARPAGASVSPFCPVCDATNPRLRYRLTHFSIFRCADCAQVYLWPLPSEEEIRRLFANLYTTGDTMLPELRGYYAYCFDDSPANPLVQTYEHWLAALERHHRPGTILDIGCGTGLFLAVARRRGWVPFGVDESGEATRHARERFGLDVETGDFAAFAAGGRTFDAITMWDIIEHARRPVELLAAVRGSLAPGGVIGLSTPNERSILDLVAGTLYRATGGRVTGPLEKFYIDQHFLYFSPATLEAGLGRAGLGLAELGLESTDLRRLALSLPKRLVLATLFRVGRWMGLDNRLFAVARATA, encoded by the coding sequence ATGGCATTCCGCGTTGGCTATGCGGGACGCCGGGAGGTGTCAAGAGTCGAGCTATCTCGGCGCAGGACTGGCGGAGATCCGACCGGTCTACTTCACGATCGCAGTGACGAAGCTTCTCGGCTGGACACGCCGCCCGCGCCCGTGGCACCTACGGGCCGCGGGCCCGCGTCGGCCGCAGGAGGCGGGAGGACGCGCCTGAATGGCAAAGCGTGGGGCAACGACGTGGACGCACGGCCCGCCGGCGCTAGCGTGAGTCCCTTCTGTCCCGTCTGCGACGCCACCAACCCTCGGCTGCGCTACCGTCTCACCCACTTCTCGATCTTCCGCTGCGCGGACTGCGCGCAAGTCTACCTCTGGCCCCTGCCGAGCGAGGAGGAGATACGGCGGCTGTTTGCCAACCTCTACACGACGGGCGACACGATGCTGCCCGAGCTCCGCGGCTACTACGCCTACTGCTTCGACGACTCACCGGCGAACCCGCTCGTCCAGACCTACGAGCACTGGCTCGCCGCCCTCGAGCGACACCATCGGCCGGGTACGATCCTCGACATCGGCTGCGGCACGGGGCTCTTCCTCGCGGTCGCCCGCCGGCGGGGCTGGGTCCCCTTCGGCGTCGATGAGTCGGGCGAGGCGACGCGGCACGCGCGCGAGCGCTTTGGGCTCGACGTCGAGACCGGCGACTTCGCCGCCTTCGCGGCGGGGGGCCGCACCTTCGACGCGATCACGATGTGGGACATCATCGAGCACGCGCGCCGGCCGGTGGAATTGCTCGCCGCCGTCCGCGGCTCGCTCGCGCCGGGCGGCGTGATCGGGCTGTCGACGCCGAACGAGCGCAGCATCCTCGACCTCGTGGCGGGCACGCTCTACCGCGCGACGGGGGGCCGGGTCACGGGGCCGCTCGAGAAGTTCTACATCGACCAGCACTTCCTCTACTTCTCGCCCGCGACGCTGGAGGCGGGGCTCGGCCGTGCCGGGCTCGGGCTCGCCGAGCTCGGGCTCGAGAGCACGGACCTGCGCCGTCTCGCGCTCTCGCTGCCGAAGCGGCTCGTGCTGGCGACGCTCTTTCGCGTCGGGCGCTGGATGGGACTCGACAACCGGCTGTTCGCAGTCGCGCGGGCGACGGCCTGA